In Pseudomonas sp. KBS0710, the sequence GCGCACTAGCTGCCGGGCTTCAAGCGGATCACACTCAGCCTTGGCGCTGTTTGTGACGCGGTTCCGCGCTGCAAATTACTCGAACAACACCTTCGCGGCGAATAATCTT encodes:
- the rpmJ gene encoding 50S ribosomal protein L36, yielding MKVRASVKKLCRNCKIIRREGVVRVICSAEPRHKQRQG